The following coding sequences lie in one Vitis vinifera cultivar Pinot Noir 40024 chromosome 19, ASM3070453v1 genomic window:
- the LOC100248356 gene encoding gibberellin 2-beta-dioxygenase 1, protein MVVLSKPTIADFPPIINCKSTTLFPVIPTVDLSEPDSKHLVVKSCEEFGFFKVINHGIPLELISRLETEVIEFFSLSLSEKQKAGPPDPFGYGNRSIGPNGDVGWVEYLLLTMNQERNSQKLATIFGKYPEKLCSALNDYVLAVKKMACELLELMADGLRIKPRNVFSKLLMDEQSDSVFRLNHYPPYSELQASNGKNMIGFGEHTDPQIISVLRSNNTSGLQISLGNGSWISVPPDANSFFINVGDSLQVMTNGRFKSVRHRVLANSIKSRISMIYFGGPPLNEKIAPLPSLVEGKESLYKEFTWFEYKRSAYKSRLGDNRLSQFERTAAT, encoded by the exons atGGTGGTCTTGTCGAAACCAACAATTGCAGACTTCCCTCCTATCATAAACTGCAAATCCACCACATTATTCCCGGTTATTCCTACGGTGGACCTCTCAGAGCCCGACTCCAAACACCTTGTCGTGAAGTCCTGTGAAGAGTTTGGTTTCTTCAAGGTGATCAATCATGGCATCCCACTGGAGCTCATTTCAAGATTGGAAACCGAAGTCATTGAGTTCTTCTCCTTATCACTTTCTGAGAAACAAAAAGCAGGCCCTCCTGATCCGTTTGGCTATGGAAACAGGAGCATTGGGCCAAATGGGGATGTCGGCTGGGTTGAATATCTTCTCCTTACGATGAATCAGGAACGCAATTCTCAGAAACTTGCAACAATTTTTGGCAAATACCCAGAAAAGCTGTG TTCTGCATTGAATGATTATGTGTTAGCTGTTAAAAAGATGGCTTGCGAGCTTCTTGAATTAATGGCGGATGGTTTGAGAATCAAACCAAGGAATGTTTTCAGTAAGCTTTTAATGGATGAGCAGAGTGACTCTGTTTTCAGGCTAAATCACTATCCACCATATTCAGAGCTTCAAGCTTCGAATGGTAAGAATATGATTGGATTTGGAGAACACACAGACCCTCAGATCATTTCAGTTCTAAGATCCAACAACACATCTGGACTGCAAATCTCTTTGGGAAATGGAAGCTGGATTTCAGTCCCACCTGATGCCAACTCCTTCTTCATCAACGTTGGTGACTCCTTACAG GTGATGACCAATGGGAGGTTTAAAAGTGTGAGGCATAGGGTTTTGGCCAACAGCATCAAGTCAAGAATTTCAATGATATACTTTGGAGGACCACCCTTGAATGAGAAAATAGCTCCATTACCCTCGCTCGTGGAAGGAAAGGAGAGCCTCTACAAAGAATTTACGTGGTTTGAGTACAAAAGGTCTGCTTACAAGTCAAGATTGGGCGACAATAGGCTTAGCCAGTTTGAGAGGACGGCCGCCACATAG